DNA from Algisphaera agarilytica:
GCTTCTTCACCGGAGGCGGGCGGATTGGCGGAAGCCACGGGCGTGATGCTGGGCAGTGCCGCAAGGTGAGCGGGGGTGTCGCTGTACTGGTGGAAGAAGGCTTTGGTGAATCCCGAGGCGATCTCCCGGGCGTCGAGGTTGGGGCTGAGGAAGATGTCGGTGTTGTTCATGTACGGATACAGATAGTCAGCCCAGCGCGGCTTTGTGCCTCCCACCGACGAAGTGCTCGTCGAGGACGAGTGCATGGGGTAGTAGCCTTTTTGCTCGGTGGTGTAAGCGACGGTCGCGATCCCGATCTGTCGGAGGTTGGACAGGTTGGCGATGGATTTCGCCGAGCTCCGTGCGGCGCCGAGCGCGGGCAGCAGGATGCCGATCAGCAGGGCGATGATGCTGATGACCACCAGCAACTCGATGAGGGTAAAGCCTTTAGGACTTATGGTCTGGGCGGGGGAAGCGAAACGTCGGGGGGCGGAAAGCATGGATACTCCTGTTTTGAGAATAAATCTCACTCTCTAATGAGCGGATGATACTGAGATGAAATCTCAATGCAAGTCCCCCGGCCACAATTTCCTGAGTAGCGGCCCTGTTGGTCGTGGCGGAGTAGTAAACGGCGACAGAGGATGTGATTTCCGGCAGGAATCTGATCCGAACCAGGTGCAGATCCAGAGGTTTCATGTGCTTAAGCACAAAAATTACCGACGCGATTTGGGGCCTTGCCGGTATGATGCTCGCGATGTTGCAGTGCCCATCTCTGAGTAAGCCCGGATTGTTTGTGACCGGTACCGACACGGAAGTGGGAAAAACGGTGGTGACCTGTGCGATCGCCGCCGTCCTCCGGGAACAACACCGAAGGATCAAGCTGGGGGTCCTCAAGCCCCTGGCCTCGGGCTGTCGCCGTGACCGCGAGGGCCTGGTGAACGAGGACGCCGAGGCGTTGGCCCATTTCGCCGATTGCCGGCTGCCGTTGGACGTGATCAACCCGATACGCTTCCGCACGCCGGTCGCCCCTGCCGCCGCGGCGGAGTTGGAACAGCAAGAGGTGGATTGGTCGGCCCTGTCGCGCAGCCTCACCCGCCTCGATGAAGCCAGCGAAGCGGTCATCGTCGAAGGCGTCGGCGGATTGATGGTCCCCCTGGACCCACGCAACCCGCGTTACATGGTCGGCCAACTCGCGATGGACATCGGCTACCCGGTGATCGTGGTGTGCCGCCCCAACCTCGGCACGCTCAACCACACGGTGATGACCGTTGAACTCCTGCGGCAGGCGGGCTGCCGGGTGAGCGGGCTGGTCATCAACGGGCTGGACCGCGACCCGGTCGTGGCTTCGGCCGACCCGTCGATCGAAACGAACCGAGACTGGCTCGAACGGCTCACCGGCGTGAAGGTCTTGGCGACCCTGCCCAAGGGGCGCGGCGTCAACCCGGCCCGGGGCAAGCTCGATCCCTCGGTGGTCATGGCCGCCGCTCAGGTGAACTGGATGGACCTGATGAGGGTGCCCGAGGCTTCCGCGACGAACGCGTTCAGCGGGAGCAGCGAGCGACGGGCGGGCGTGGGCTTCGGCCGGCGGTCGCGCGACGGGGCGGTGTGATTATTCATCGACGAGGTTGTCGCGGGTGTCGATCGTGGCACCCAGACCGCCAAACAAGTCTTGCCAGCCGCGTTGCAATCCGCCGAGGCTGGTGACATTGGTCTGCGGAGATTCGAGCGTGCCGGTGACGCGGATCGCCAGCAGTTCGTCTTTGAACAGGTTCACGAGGTCCGACACGGGACCCAGCCGCGGGGCCGCGGTGTTGCGGGACACCATCACCAGGTTCAGGTCGGTCTCGGGCAGTTTCATCGTCCCCGCCCCGGCGATGGTCAGGCTTGGCCCCGCCAGGGACAGTTCATCGAAGCGCACCGTATGGCCCTCGACCAGATAGCGGGCGCTGGCCGATTCGAGCGGCGCCCCCGAAGGCAGCGTGAGGTTGCTCGCCCGAAGCAGGGCGGTGCTCAGCGGCTTGTCGATGAGCCGGGCATCGGTGATGAGCAGTGCCCCGCGTCCGCGGCGGGCGGTCGCGTCCGACAGCGGAGCTTCGATGGTGAGGCTGGCGGAGAGCAGGCCCGTCGACAGGTCGCGGTCCATCGCTGAAAACGGCACGGGCGATAAGTCCCGATCCGGCGGGGTGTCGTTGGCGGCAGCGCTCTTGGCGGACAACACCGTGGGCGAGTCGGGGTGGGTGGGGTCGGCGATCGCCGGCTTGAGGAACGGTTCGACTTCGACATCGCTGAGGGTCAGGTCGAAGCGGTAGCTGCCCTCCTTGTCGAGCGGGATGCTGCCCGCCCCAACCAGAATGCCGCCGTACACGCCCCCGAGCATCGGGTCGAAGCGCAGGTGTCCGGTGTCCTGCGGCGTGTTGGCCAGGTTCACCGTCAGCGGTGCGATGCGTCGCTCCGAGGCGCGGAGTTCGTCGGCGTACAGATCGAAAGCCATCAACGGCTTGGACTGGCCGGGGAACTGTCGGATGCGGGCGTCGAGCTTGCCCTGGAGGTGGGTCAGGGGCACGCCCAGCTGGAGGTTGGTGTCGATCAGGTCGATGCGGGCGTCGAGTTCGAGCGAGGTCTGGCCGGGCTGCGGGGCGGGGCGGTGGAGGAGCCGGGCATCGGAGAGGCGGTAGTCGCCGGTGACCTCGAGGCCGTTGAGCACGTCCACCGCGGCGGCGGGCAGGAACTTGCGTGTGTAGGGGCAGTGGGTGTCGGCGGTCGCGGCGAGGGTTAAAGCCGTGGGCGTGATGCCGTCGAGCCCGATGAGCCCGTTGAACTCGGTGGTGCCGGTGCTGAACTCGGCGCTGAGTTGATCGACGTCGATGGTGCCGGGCCGGACCGTGAGCGTGCCAGCCATGTCGGAGAACTCGAGCCGATCACCCTTGAAATCCATGCCAAAACGGTCGGGCTCGACGGTCAGGACGTAGGTCTTGTCCGTCTCGGCATCCGGGGAGACGTGATCGAGTTTCTCCCAGCGGAGCTCGGCGCCCACGCTCCCCGCGGGGTTGTGGTTTTCCTGAAGCGTGACCAGTTTTTCCCGGATCGGCTCGTCGGGGGGCAACAGGTCCAGCAACGCGGGTTCGACGCGCAGGTTGCTGCCGACGATGTCGAGGCGGAAGTCGTCTTCGTCTCGGCCCCAGTCGAAGTGACCTGTGATCCCGAGGCGGGCATCGCCGCGTTGGCCGGTGAGGTTGTTGAGCGTCAGGCCGTAGTTGCCCAGCTCGAACTTACCCGCCACGGCCGAGAGCCGGTAGTCCCCGTCGAACGGGCGGAGCGTGCCGTTGACCACATCCGCAAACACGCGCCACTGTGTATCGCCCTCGGGGTCGGGGCGGGTGACGGTGGAGCGGCCGGTAAGTCGGCCCTCGGGGAACAGGTCGATCACGGTCTGCCGTTGCTCGGTCCGGATCGAGTGCAGCAGCAGCTTGTCGATCGGGAGGTCGGCGTCGCTGATCACCAGGTCCGGGATCATCGGGGCGTTCTTGGATTCCTGGCCGATCTTGCCGTTGAGCGTGCCGACGCCGCCGGTCGGGCTTTCCATGACCAGCTCGTTGAGCGTGATGCCGCCGGGGCCGACGACGATCGTGCCGGACTTGCCGGTCAGTGGGTAGGGCCAGTGGCGGAACAAGGCGCTCACGCCCCTGGCGTCGATCGAGACCGTGGTGGTGTACTTCGAGTCGGGGCCAAACGCCCGGTCCACCAGCACGTCCACATCGACCGGACCGCCCATGTCGAAGACCGGCGGCAGCTCCGGGTCCACCTCGATCGCGGCGATATCGACCGGCTCGGTGTCGCCCGCTTCGTCGTCCTTCGGCGAGGGCCGGATGACTTGCTCCTCGACCAACGCGGCGTACATCTCGGGGTCGAAGAACATCTCCACGCCCTTGCGGCGTTTCTCGCTGAACGCGTTCTTGATCGCGTCGTCGAACGGGACCCCGCGTGCCTCCACCGCGATGCGCACCGCCGCGCCGTCGGCGGGGGGGCTGATCTCGCCGTTGATCGTGACCGTGCCGCCGTTGGGCCCGTCGCCGCTGAGGTTGTCGATGCGGACGGTGTCGCGGTCGAACGTGATCACGCCACGCATGTTGTGGATGGGGAAGGGGAACTTGTGATACATCCCCCGGGCCTGGAGCAGCTTGATGACGCCGCTGACCTCGACGGACTCGCCGGGCTTGCGTTCGAATTTGGTGGACGCCTGGAACTTCCCGCTGGGGCGGAGGCGTTCGAAGATCCTCACGCCGACCATGGGCAGCGACGCGAGGAACTTGGGGTCTTCGTCCAGCGTGAACGGGTCGGTCGAGACCGCGATCATGCCTTTCGATTCGGGGTCGAAGCCCCAGGTGCCCGAGGCGTAGTAGCGGATGCCTTCGATGTTGCCGGTGAAGTCTTCCACGCGGACCGAATCGCGGCGGACGATGAATCGGCCGCTGACCTCGGTCATGCGCGGGTTGTACGGCATGCCCTGCTCGGGCGGCGACGGGGCGCGGCCGAGTTCTTCGTAGGGCGGGGTGATCGCGACGTTGTCGAGTTCGAGGATCGCTTCGTCGAGCTGGAGCCGGCCCTGCTCGTTGGCGTCCATGTGGATCGAGAGGCTGGGCAGCTTGCCGGTCGGTTGCAGCTGGTCCCAGAGCGTGCGAAAACCCGCGGGGACGAGCTGGCGGTGGGACGCGTCGATGCGGAAGCCATCGAGGTTCAGGTTCAAAGACGGGGTGTCGGTGTTGAGGCTGCCGGTGAGCTTGGCGTCGACGCGGGCTTCGTTGTCGTACTGCAATAGCTCGAAGTCGAACAGGCTGTCCTGGTTGGGGTTCTCGCGGAGCTCGCCTTTGAGGCGGATCGCTTCGATGGTTTTGAACTCGCCCGCCTGGACCTGGGCGAAGCGGACGCGGGCGGCGTTGAGGTTGATCGCGGGGGGGAGGGTGAGGTTGAAGCCGTCGGGGCCGTCGTCGTCATCATCGCCCAGCTGGAACATCTCGAGGTTGAGCTCGCCGGTGTCGAGGTCTTCGATGATGTGGAGCTGGGGGCGGTCGATCTGGATGTCCTCGACCCGCAGCTCGCCACGCCAGAGGCGGGAGAAGTTGAGCTGGACAGCCAAGCGTTCGGTCTCGAAGAGCTTGGCGAACTCGTCACGCTCCTTGGGCAGGTTCGGGACGTCCACCCAGAGGTGTTCGAGGGTGAGCAGCCCGCCCCAGGAGAGGTTGGCCTTAGCCATGCTCACGTCGCCGCCGAGCTCCTCGCTCAGGAGTTTTTCCATGAGCGGGCGGAGGTTGTTCGGCCGGGTGTAGTGGACCGCCAGAACCACGGGGATGAGCGCCAGCAGGAGCGAAGCCAGGATGATGCGGAGCGCCCACCGCCTGCGCCAGCCCGGCCGGGGGCGACGCTTGGCGGGCGCAGCGTCCTTGGGAGCCTCGGGCTCGGGTGTTTTCTCGGACTGGGGGGGTGGGGCGTCGCTCATCCGTGGGGTACGGGGTGTTCTCGCCTTTGATATCGGTTATCTTCCGCCGCCAAACCCTCAGGATAACCTCACGGAGCCCCGGAATGTCAGAATTCAAAGAAACCATCACGTTCGACGATTTCGTCAAGCTCGACCTGCGTGTCGCCACCATCCTGGAGGCCGAGGCCCACCCCAACGCCGACCGGCTGCTGAAGCTGCAGATCGACCTGGGCAGCGAACAACGCCAGATCTGCGCCGGGGTCAAGGCTTACTACGACCCGGCCGAGCTGGTGGGTCGCCAGATTATCGTGGTGGCCAACCTCGCCCCCCGCAAGATCCGCGGCGAGGAATCCAACGGCATGCTGATGGCCGCGTCCGCGATGGACGGCGAAGAAGTCACGGATGTGGTCCTGCTGGCCCCGGGCAAACCCGTGCCGGCCGGCTCGTCGGTGGGCTGATCGCCCTGGTTAGCCCCGGGCTCTGCCCGGGGTCGGTGTTTAACCCTCACCCCCGCCACGTGTGTAAACCACGGCACGTGTGTAAACCCCGCCCCGCATAACCCGCCCCCGCATAAACCCCGCCCCCGGGCATAGCCCGGGGCTAATGGGGGAATCAGTTTTCGTAGGCTTCGAGGTCGAACCCGACCCGCTTGGCCATCGCCTCGGCCGACAGCGGGTTGGGGGTGTCGGCGCTGTCCAGCGAGGCGTCCACCGCGATGGTCGCGCCGGTGTTGACCGCTTCCTCGTAGCCCGCGCGGGTCAGCGGGGCGAATTCGTCCAGCACGTACACCGCCAGCGACGGGCCGATCTCGGCGTTGGGCACCGGGGTCACCGCCACACGCTGCTCGGCCGGCAGGTCGGCGATCGGCGTCTCCGACTCGTCCGCCGCCACCGCCAAGGCAAACGCCGCATCCACAAAGTCACGGCTCACGCCCACGCCCGGCACTTCAGGCGCCGCACCTTCGGTGCCCGCGACCTTCTGGAACGGTGCCAGGTCCTGCACCGTCGTCTCGGCCGCAGCAGCCACGGCGTCGAGTCCCTCAGCAACCGCTAGGGTCTGCCACGACTCGGCCTCGGCGACCAGCCGCTCGTATGCCGCGATCAGCTTCGCATCCGCGATCACGCGTTCCTGAACCTCTTCGAGGGTTTCCGGGGCGTGGGCGAGCTCGGCGTCTTCGATGCGGAACAGGTACATGTCGCCGTTGAAGCCACGCAGCGCCTTGCTGGCGATGCCGACCTGCGTCCGCATGCTGCGGAGCACCTGCGTCGGGTCTTCGACCAGCTTGCGGGTCGCACTGACGTATTGGTCAAACCGCACGCCCTGGCCGCCTTCGCCGATGATCGTCTGGCCGATGCCCGGCAGCGTGGCCAGGTCGGTGAGGGCGATCCATTCGTTGGCGTTGCCCTGCGCTTGCAGCTTGACGCCTTGCTCCGCTTCGACGGCCGAGATGATCTCTTCCCAGGCCAAAGGCGTGAAGTCTTCGCTCAGCTCGAGATAGCCCTCGACCCGCGACTGCCCACGCTGGTTTTCCGCAAGCAGACTCTGGACCGTGGCCAG
Protein-coding regions in this window:
- the bioD gene encoding dethiobiotin synthase, whose product is MLQCPSLSKPGLFVTGTDTEVGKTVVTCAIAAVLREQHRRIKLGVLKPLASGCRRDREGLVNEDAEALAHFADCRLPLDVINPIRFRTPVAPAAAAELEQQEVDWSALSRSLTRLDEASEAVIVEGVGGLMVPLDPRNPRYMVGQLAMDIGYPVIVVCRPNLGTLNHTVMTVELLRQAGCRVSGLVINGLDRDPVVASADPSIETNRDWLERLTGVKVLATLPKGRGVNPARGKLDPSVVMAAAQVNWMDLMRVPEASATNAFSGSSERRAGVGFGRRSRDGAV
- the metG gene encoding methionine--tRNA ligase subunit beta — encoded protein: MSEFKETITFDDFVKLDLRVATILEAEAHPNADRLLKLQIDLGSEQRQICAGVKAYYDPAELVGRQIIVVANLAPRKIRGEESNGMLMAASAMDGEEVTDVVLLAPGKPVPAGSSVG